TACGCGCCCGCGTGGGAGTTCGCCGACGAGCGCGAGCTGCCGGTGCTGTGCCACGACGCGGTGCTTCATCTGGCGCAGCCGGCGGAGCGCTATGGGCGGGCGCAGGTGGTGGTCGCGCACGCGCTCAGCGCACCCGAGCAGATGCAGGCGGCACTGGAGCTGGCGGCGCGGCGGCCCAACGTCCATCTCGACCTCACCGGCTCGCCGCTGCTGTTCGGGGCGCTCGAGCTGGCGGTGGAGAAGGTCGGCGCCGGGCGCATCCTCTTCGGCACCGACATGACGTTTCTCGACCCGCGGCCCCAGCTCGGCCGCGTCGCCTTCGCCCAGATCACCGAGGCCGACAAGCTGCGCATCCTGGGGCGCAACGCGGCGGAGCTGTTCAGGTTCGACCCGGATCATGTGCCGCCACATGGTGGTTCCAATGAATGAAATCGAATGCAGGTTGTGCCGGGCGGTCGAAGCCGGCGCCGACGAGGCCCGCGGCTTCCTGCTCGACCTCATCCGCATCCCCAGCACCACTGGCAATGAGCGCCCCGCCGCCGACCTGGTTCTGGAGCGCTGCCGCGGGCTGGAGGTGAAGGTCGCGGCAGTACCCGTTCCCGCGGATCTCAAGCACGACCCCGACTACACCTTCGCCGACCAGGAACTGAGCTATCAAGATCGCCCCAACGTCGTCGCGCTGCGGCGCGGCACGGGCGGGGGCCACAGCCTGATCGTGCAGAGCCATCTCGATGTCGTGCCCGCGCCTCCGTCATGGGGTGAGGCTTTCGCGCCCGTGGTTGACGGCGACACCATCATCGGCCGCGGCGCATGTGACGCCAAGGGGCAGGTCGCGGCTATCATCCTTGCCCTGCAGGCGCTCGACGACGCCGGGGTGGGACTGCGCGGCGACGTGCAGTCGCAATTCGTCATTGACGAAGAGGTCGGCGGCAACGGCGCGCTCGCGCTCATCAAGCAGGGTTATCGCGCGGACGCCGCGCTCATCATGGAGGGCACCAACCTCGATATCCACCCCGCCAATCGCGGCGCGCTATGGTTCCGCCTGCGGGTAACCGGCAAGTCGGTGCACATGGGGCGGGCGCATGAAGGCGTCAACGCCATCGAGAAGACCGCGGCCTTGTTTCCGGCGCTGCGCAAGTACGAGCAGCGCATCGTCGCCGAGAGCGCGGGGCAGCCGCAGTTCGAGCGCTACCAGCGGCCGGTGCAGGTCAACCTCGGCATCATGCGCGCGGGCGACTGGCCGTCAACGGTGGCAGGGGAGTCAGTGCTCGAGGGCGGCGTGGGGTTTCTGACCAACAAGCGCATGGAAGACATCAAGCGCGAACTGCGCGAGGTCATCGAGTCGGCCGCCGACCAGTGGACGCGCGCCCATTACGAGCTGGACTTCCCCAAGCTGCATAACGACGCTTACGCCGACGACCCCGATCACCCCGCGGTCGCGGCGTTGGCGGCGGCGTGCCGCGAGCTGGGGCTGGGGTCCGAGGTTTACGGCTGGAACGTGAGCTGTGACGCGCGCCTTTACCACCACCGCGGCGGGATGCCGACCATCGTCTTCGGGGCCGGCAGCGTCGCCGACGCGCACGCGGTGGGAGAGAAGGTGGACTTCCGCCAGGTGGTGCAGGCCGCGCAGGCGGTCGCCCTCATGTGCGTGCGATGGTGCGGCTCCCCTTAGCCTCGACAGTGATGCCGCCGGTTTCCGGCCTGCGCCAATCTGCACGGACTCAGTCCGACCCGCCTTCCTGGTAACCGTAGATGCCGGGTCGCCAGAGATACGACGTCCCGCCCTGGAAGTCGGGCGGGACATCCGTGTTCCGCGGGCCGACATAGACGCCCCAGTGATAGAACCCGCCTCCGAACACGACGAGCACCCACTGCCGCCCCTCGTAGTCGTCCCTGATCCAGATGTACGAGGGACGCAAGTCGCGGATGGCCTTCGAGACGAGATGCACCTTGCCCCTGCCGTGGACATAGATCTCACTGAACGAAGCGTCTTTGCCCAGCCGCTTGCCTTCCGTCTCAAGCAGCCGGAGGCCCCACGATTCCAGCTCGTCCAGCCCGACGGTGGACGTAATCTTGATCCGCAGGCCGAAGTCGCACCACCGCGCAAAAGGGACGTCCACGTAGCGCCACGACAGCAGGATCAACACCGCTATCACCACGGTAGCAGTCCACCGCGGCCAGGCGACTCGGCGCCGGCGTATACCTAGCAGTACTAGCACTACTATCAGGCCCACAAGGGCCGCCTGCATCAGCACCCCGAAGCCGAACTCGAGCAGGAGAGACCTTGGCACGAGCGCCCCGAAGGCAATGCCCTCAGTCGCGCTAAGCCCCACGCCCAGCGCGCCAAGGAAGAGCACCAGGGCGTGGAGCGAAGGCTCGTCCATCCGGTCAAGCCACAGCCCTGCGAGCAGTCCGCGCCAAGAGTGGGCACGAAGCCGCTCGCCCAGGCTCGGCCGGGGCTCCGTATCGGCGTCGCTCTCCTTCACCTCGATGAACTCCGGGCGCGCGAGGACGCACCGTCCCCATGTCAGAAGCGCGGCGAGCGATGCCAGCATAAGGAGCAGCAGCCCGGCTGATGCGTGCGCTGAGAACCGTTCCGTCACCCGCGCCACGTCCAACCCGCGCCCTGCTCCGCCGGGCGTAAGGGCGTAGTATGTTAGCCGTTGCAAGGCCGCCTGATGATGCGACGCCAGCGCAGTCGCCAGCACGACGGCGGCGATGATGTAGGCGCCCGCGGCGATGGCGATTCCAAGCGGCCGGCGGCGAATGACAAGCAGCGCCGCGGACCACATGCCGAGGCAAGCGAGGATGCCCGCGGCCCTCATCCAGGGCGATACGGGCGCAGCCAACTCGGCGGGGATCCGCCCGCCGGCGGCGGCGAGCGCCGACCACACAGTCCCGACAACGAGAAGGGTGCCGACCGCCGCCCAGTGGTATTCGGCCTTGCGATCCAGGCCCAACCACCATCGCACCTGCCTGAACGCGAGTAGGGCGGCCGCCGTGATGACAGGCACCAGAAGGAAGAGCCGGTACACGACCGGCGCGGCTGCGTAAGCGACCATGGCCCCGAGCGGGATCTCCGCCAGGTCTCCTTTGCGCTGCGCAGCGGCAAGTGCCACCAGCCCAGCCCCCCTCGCGACGACACCGAGGAAGACCCACAGGTAAAGCGTCATGAGGACCGCCCACCCCCACTGGCGCCGCCGCAGCAAGGCGATGGACGCCAGCAATACCAGCGCGGCCCACCCGAGCAGCCACGCCTCCTGCGTCGCTGTCTGGAGGTCGCGACCGTGGGCAATGGCATCCCCTGCGTGCGACAGCGCAGACACGCCTCGGATGGCGCCATAGTAAACACCAATCCAGCCGACTATTAGCACCGGCACCGGCGCTCGGAGTCGCGCTGACGATTTCACGTGTTTGCCCCCTGAGCGGCCTCGACGCGCCAGTTCGCCGCGGGCGATGCGATACCTGCGGTCCGCGCGAAGCGACCGGCCCCTGGCCCGTCTGCCGGGTCGCTCTTCCGCCATGGAATGTGGAATATTCTTCGTGGTGGAGTTGCAGGGGGACTGCGGTGATTTGTCCGGACTGCCTGAGCGAGCAGCCCGAGTGGGCTGACACATGCTGTGACTGCGGCGCGGGCCTGTCGTTTCTGCGCGACCATCCGCGGCGTGTGGGGGCGGCGGTCTGGGTTTCCATGCTCATTGGGCTGGGGCTGCTGCTGGCTCTCTTCGCGACCCTGTTC
This genomic window from Armatimonadota bacterium contains:
- a CDS encoding ArgE/DapE family deacylase — translated: MNEIECRLCRAVEAGADEARGFLLDLIRIPSTTGNERPAADLVLERCRGLEVKVAAVPVPADLKHDPDYTFADQELSYQDRPNVVALRRGTGGGHSLIVQSHLDVVPAPPSWGEAFAPVVDGDTIIGRGACDAKGQVAAIILALQALDDAGVGLRGDVQSQFVIDEEVGGNGALALIKQGYRADAALIMEGTNLDIHPANRGALWFRLRVTGKSVHMGRAHEGVNAIEKTAALFPALRKYEQRIVAESAGQPQFERYQRPVQVNLGIMRAGDWPSTVAGESVLEGGVGFLTNKRMEDIKRELREVIESAADQWTRAHYELDFPKLHNDAYADDPDHPAVAALAAACRELGLGSEVYGWNVSCDARLYHHRGGMPTIVFGAGSVADAHAVGEKVDFRQVVQAAQAVALMCVRWCGSP
- a CDS encoding amidohydrolase family protein is translated as MTSLRERVRAGETLDDLLVVDAHGHLGRWHAFHLPSGDAEGMLRTMDRLGINACIASGLAGIGPDFVFGNDEVDRAAAAFPGRIFGYVAVNPNYPAGDMRRELEQRWATERFLGVKLHADMHQHPSDGPGYAPAWEFADERELPVLCHDAVLHLAQPAERYGRAQVVVAHALSAPEQMQAALELAARRPNVHLDLTGSPLLFGALELAVEKVGAGRILFGTDMTFLDPRPQLGRVAFAQITEADKLRILGRNAAELFRFDPDHVPPHGGSNE